The DNA segment TACGTCGCCGACGAGATCGCCCTGCTCGAAGCGGCGCTCGCGGACGCGTCGACGAGCGACGCCGAAGCGGCCGAAGCGGCGGATGTCGCGGGCGCGCGGGCCGCGGGCGACGAACCGGTCGAGGCCGAGGCATCCGACGCCGCAGCGGGCGACGCATCCAGGCCCGACGAGATCGCCGCCGACGAGACATCCGGCCCCGCCGAAGGCGACGTGCCCCGCGACTGACGGAGGCCGACCCTACGATCGAGGCATGACCGACCCCGTCGCGGGCGCACCCGGCGCCTACACGCTCGACACCAAGCTGCAGACCGCCCTCGGCGGGCGCACGGCGCAGGCGATCGAGCGCGCGTTCGGGTACGTCACGGTCGGCGACCTCCTCGCGCACTACCCCCGCAGGTATGCGCTGCGGGGCGAGTTGACCGCGCTCGACTCGCTGCCGCTCGGCGAGAACGTCACGATCGTCGCCGAGGTGCTCGAGGTGCGCGTGCGCGATATGCGGCAGCGGCGGGGCTCGATCCTCGAGGCGAAGATCTCCGACGGCACGGGCGTCTTGACGCTCACGTTCTTCAATCAGAGGTGGCGCGAGAACGACCTGCGGGTCGGGCGGCGCGGCATCTTCGCGGGCAAGGTCGGCGACTACCGCGGCAACCGGCAACTCGCGCATCCCGACTACGAGCTGTTCGAAGAAGGAGCGGCGCTCGGCGCGGTCGACGGCGTCGACGCGGCGGCTGTCAAGTGGGCGACGGCGCCGATCCCGATCTATCCGGCGACGTCGACGCTCGCGAGCTGGCAGTTGCAGAAGTCGATCGCGCTGCTGCTCGACGGACTCGCGCCGCTCGACGACCCCGTGCCCGCCGAGGTCCGCGCGGAGCGCGGGATGCTGTCGTACGGGCAGGCCCTCGAGCGCGTGCACCGGCCCGAAGAAGACCACGACTGGAAGGATGCGCGGCGCGCCCTGCGGTTCATCGAGGCGTTCGTGCTGCAGACGGCGCTCCTCCAGCGGCGGGCCGAGTTGCGCACGCGCACGGCGGCGTCGCGCACGCCGAAGGCCGGGGGGTTCCTCGACCGGTTCGAGGCGTCGCTGCCGTTCGAGCTCACGGGCGATCAGCGGCTCGTGGGCGAGGAGATCGCGCACGACCTCGCGCAGCCGACGCCCATGAACCGGCTCGTGCAGGGCGAGGTCGGGTCGGGCAAGACCCTCGTCGCGCTCCGCGCGATGCTCGCGGTCGCCGACTCGGGCGGCCAGTCGGCGCTCCTCGCGCCCACCGAGGTGCTCGCCGCCCAGCACGTCCGCTCGATCGCGAAGATGCTCGGCCCCGACCTCTCGGCGGCGCTCGTGCCGACCCTCATCACGGGCCAGTTGCCCGCCGCCGACCGGCGCAAGGCGCTCCTCCGCGCCGCCGCCGGGCAGTCGCGCATCGTCGTCGGCACGCACGCGCTCATGGGCGATCAGGTGTCGTTCGCCGACCTCGGGCTCGTCGTCGTGGACGAGCAGCACCGGTTCGGCGTCGAGCAGCGCGAAGCGCTGAGGCTCAAAGGAGCCGCGCCGCCGCACGTGCTCGTCCTCACGGCGACGCCGATCCCGCGCACGGTCGCGATG comes from the Agromyces protaetiae genome and includes:
- a CDS encoding ATP-dependent DNA helicase RecG, with protein sequence MTDPVAGAPGAYTLDTKLQTALGGRTAQAIERAFGYVTVGDLLAHYPRRYALRGELTALDSLPLGENVTIVAEVLEVRVRDMRQRRGSILEAKISDGTGVLTLTFFNQRWRENDLRVGRRGIFAGKVGDYRGNRQLAHPDYELFEEGAALGAVDGVDAAAVKWATAPIPIYPATSTLASWQLQKSIALLLDGLAPLDDPVPAEVRAERGMLSYGQALERVHRPEEDHDWKDARRALRFIEAFVLQTALLQRRAELRTRTAASRTPKAGGFLDRFEASLPFELTGDQRLVGEEIAHDLAQPTPMNRLVQGEVGSGKTLVALRAMLAVADSGGQSALLAPTEVLAAQHVRSIAKMLGPDLSAALVPTLITGQLPAADRRKALLRAAAGQSRIVVGTHALMGDQVSFADLGLVVVDEQHRFGVEQREALRLKGAAPPHVLVLTATPIPRTVAMTVFGDLDISTIQELPAGRAGITSQVVPLAIRPDWRPRVWERLAEEIALGRQGFVVCPAIDQKAVEEGEEQGPDASGSPGEASAAPAGPAAPVSSVASVLAELRAHPKFADLRVEPLHGRMSADEKDAVMRAFAAGDIDVLVSTTVIEVGVDVPNASVMIVADADRFGVSQLHQLRGRIGRGGVPGLCLLVTSAVPGSVALQRVEAVAATLDGFELARVDLELRQEGDVLGRSQSGGRSQLKLLRVVRDGDLISEAREHAGTLLDADPMLAAHPALAAAVRRRLDEETSGFLSKG